The segment GCAGAATGCCCGCGCCGGAGCCGGGCACGCCGCGCAGCCAGAACTGGCCATCGCGCGAGATCAGCTCGTAGTCGCGATGCCCGAGGAACGTGAAGTGGTCGTCCAGCATCCATTCCAGGAACGCGCGTGCTTCCACCGACTCCGGCGTGGCGGCATCTGGGGCCTGGGCCATGCCGCCGATTGTGTCGCGCGCAATCTGTTGCATGCGCGGCCAGTCTTCCACGGCTACCCGCACATCGCCGAGGACGCGCGCGATGGCATTGCGCAAGGCTTCGAGTTGCGTGGCCTCGCCTGTGCGGTCGACTTCGAAATGGATGAACGATTCGAGCCGGCAGTTGGTGGCGCCCATCTCGCCCCCGCCAAGGCCGATGCTCTCGATGCCGCCGCGCGTGTCGCGGCAGACGCGAAAGACCGGGTGGATGGCCGAGTGCAGCGTCAGTCCGTGCCGGTTGATCTCCGTGGTGACCGAATCGACCAGGAACGGCATGTCGTCGTTGACGATCTCGACAATGGAGTGGTCCGAGTGCCAGCCGTGTTCCTCGAGGTTCGGGTTGTAGACGCGCAATCGAGCGGTGCCCGGCACGAACTTCTGCGCCGTCTGCCAGTGCGCCATGACGGCGCCGTAGAGATCGGCCACGTTGCGTGCGAGCAGGTCCTCGCCATCGGCCAGGTCGTAGTAGTGCCGCAGCAGGGGTTCGACGATCCCGAACGTCGCAGCCGGCAGCCGTTCGTGCGCGAACGCGACCAACTCATCCAGCAACTGCGCAACCTTTTCTTCGTTTTCCGGGGGCATGGCGTCTCCTCGGCGGCGTGCCGGTGCATGATCACACTGTAGGAAAGAATTGCCTTGCCCGGGTGACAAAACAGAAACGCCCCGCGCGGGGCGGGGCGTCATGGCTGCGGTGCGGGTCGGTCAGGCAGCGATAGCCTGTTGCGCGACGCGGCGGAGTTCGTCCGGCACGACCATCGACATCTCGTCGCGTTCCCACGCCGCATGGCGAATATGGCGCGCAACGTGGTCTTCCAGCGTGGTGGTCATGCGATGCAGCAAGCTGCTTAGCGCCGCGCGCTCCGAGGTGCTGAACTGGCCAGCGGATACCGAGTGCAGGGCCTTGATGGCCTGCGCCGCGCGTTTCATCCGCGCGACCGACGCCGGCGCGATGCGCGGCGTGCCGTCCGCATCGAAACTGAGCCAGCCATCGTCGCCCAGTTCGCGCAGCATATGCTCGCTCTGCGCGACATCGAGAAAGATGGCGGTTTCGCACGGCTTGCCGCGTACGAATTCCTCGTGGCGGATTGCCCGCAACAGCAGCCATTTGGGATAGGTCAGCCCCGATACGCCCAGGGTCTGTTCAAGCGCGCCTTGCCAGGCCGTGACGGCCTCGACCAGCGCGAGCACTACGGGTTCGTGGGTATCGAGTGCTTTGGGCTGCATTAGCTCAGGTCTCCCATATTAGGGTTGCCGCCTGATGCAATCTGGGCCGGTGCATTGGCCGGCCCGGGCGGCTTGGGTGCCTGCCTCTCAACGCGGGCAGGTCACGCCTGGTACTGCTTGAAATCATTGGTAGGCCGAACACTAGCAGCAATGTAGAGACATTGGTGTGACAGGTCGGGTATGTCCTAGTCAGTCTTTTGGATGAGGCGAACCGGGCGCCGCCTGGTGCGCTGGAAGGGGGCGGGAAACCTGCGTGACAGCGGCAACGCAGTGACGGATCTCAATCGCGTGGGAGCGACGGATAATTCACTCGTGGGAGGCGGGGAAGCGGTAATGCGGAAGGGGTAATGCGGGAGGGAAGAGAAACATGGCCCCCGCCTGAGAACGGGGGCCATGAAGGACGACGCTTACTGCTTCTTGGCGCCGTCGGTGTACGGGTCGAACTTGCCGGATTTCGCGCCGTCAGTGTACGGATCGAACTTGCCAGACTTCGCCCCGTCAGTGTACGGGTCAGCCTTCTTGCCCGGAGCCAGTTCCGACTTGGTCGACTTCTTGGCGCCTTCGGTGTACGGATCGAACTTGCCGGACTTGGCCGCGCTCTTGTTCGGGTTGGCCTTGTCCTTCGAGTGGGCCCCGCTGTAAAGATCGCCGCCGTCCGTGTAGTTCTTCTGCGCATGGGCCAGTTGCATGGTGCCCAAGGCAGCCAGGGCGGCAACAACCAGCGTCGGTACGGTCTTCTTCAGCATCATCATCCTCACAGGTAACCGCCGGGCTTACGGGCCCGGCAAATAGGAAAAAAATGACTTCATCTGTACTGTACCGGTGATCGTGGACACTCGCCTAGCGAAAGTTGTAGTAACAATGTTCAGGCGGCGAGACAGCCACGTCACAAGGCCTGCATACGGTACTTATTGCGCCATTTACTCCAGGGTAATGTTCTGATCGACGGCGATCTTCTTGCGCAGTTCCAGTTCACGCTTGATCTGTGCCGCGTACTGTTGCGGCGTGTTGCCGTCGGGGTAGGCACCGGCGTCGTGCAGACGCTTCTTCACATTGGGATCCTGCAGGGCCTTGACCGCCGCATCGTGCACCTTGGTGATGATGGCAGCAGGGGTGCCCGCCGGGGCCACCAGGCCATACCAGGCCATGTTGTTCATGTCCTTCATGCCTTCTTCCGCGAACGTCGGCACGTTGGGCAGGCCTTCCACGCGCCTCGGCGCGGCGACGGCCAGGGCGCGCAGCTTGTCGCTCTGGATGAACGGCATCGACGACGGCAGGTTGTCGAACTGCGCGTTGACCTGTCCGGCCAGCGTGTCATTCAGCGCCGGGCCCGATCCACGGTACGGGATGTGGACCATATCGGTCTTGGTGATGTACTTGAACAGCTCGCCATCCAGGTGCGAGATGCTGCCCTTGCCAGCCGACGCATAGCTGTACTTGCCGGGGTTCGATTTCACCAGGGCAATGAACTCCTTCAGGTTCTTTGCGGGCACCTTCGGGTTCACGGTCAGCACGTTCGGCACGTTCACCAGGTTGGTGATCGGCGCGAAGTCCTTGATCGGGTCGTACGGGTTCTTGGGGTTGGTGGCCGGATTGGTAGCCATCGTGCTGACCGTGGCGATACCCAGCGTATAGCCATCAGGCGCGGACTTGGCCAGCGCATCGGCGCCGATCGCGCCGCCGCCGCCGCCGCGGTTTTCCACCACCACTGGCTGACCCAGTTCACGGCCGATCGCATCGGACACGGCGCGGCCAACGATATCCGTGGTACCGCCGGCGGCGAATGGCACGATCAGGCGGATCGGCTTGGTCGGATACGCTTGCGCGTGGGCGATGCCGGTCTGGGTCAGGCCGAGGACGGCGAGGGCGGCGATGGCGCCCGTATTCAGAACTGCTTTCAAAAGATGCCTCCAGGTGTTGCTAGTACGTGTTGCTAGTTGTGCTGGTTCCGCAATACGGAACTTCGTTCCGTGATGTGCGTCGACGGGCATTCAACCGTGAAATGGCGGGGGCGGGGAATCGGGGAGAACCCGTGGGTGCGCGCGTGAGAGCGTAGCGGGTGAGCAATGACGCGCATATGAAGCAGGAAGCGCTGCGGGAGCGCCAATGCAAAAGGCCGAAAGCAATGCTGCTTTCGGCCTTTTCTGAATTCGCTGGTGGGGCGTGAGTGACTCGAACACTCGACCTACGGATTAAGAGTCCGCTGCTCTACCAACTGAGCTAACGCCCCAACGAAGAAAGAGATTCTAGCAAGGTACCGAATACTGCGCAAGCCCTTGTTCGCAATTTTTTCATCGGCATGTCAGGTGCCGCTTACAATGCGCCCACTGTCTCAATGGCTCCCATCCGTCATGCACGCCCGTGTCCTGCGCTATCTCGATGAAGTCGTGCGCCGTGGTTCGATCCGTCGCGCCGCCGAGCATCTGCACGTGGCGCCAACTGCGATCAACCGGCAGATCCTTGAGTTGGAGGCGGAGTTGGGGGCACCGCTGTTCGACCGGATCAACCGCCGCCTGCACCTGACGCCGTTGGGTGAGATGGTGCTCGCTCACGTGCGGCAGACGCTGCGCGAGCATGAGGCGCTGCAGGCGCGCGTTGCCGAGATCAAGGGCGCGCGGCGCGGCATGGTCACGGTTGCGACCACGTCGGGTCTGGCGGGCTCCCTGCTGCCATCTCTCGTGCACGACTTCCGCCAGCATCACCCTGGCATCGTGGTGCGTGTGGCGGACCTGCCCGTGGCCGGCATCGTGGCGGCGGTGGAGCAGGGCGACGCAGACCTGGGGCTCGGCTACGACTTGCCGGAGGTGGCGGCGTTCCGCGTGATGGCCAGCCGTGACTGGTCGATTGGCGCGGTGGTGGCGCCGGGGCATCCCCTGGCCACGCAGCCGTCGACACGGCTGGCGGAGTGCGCCGGCTATCCATTGATCCTCCCGGCGCCTTCGCTGTCGATCCGCGCGCTCGTCGACGACGCCTTCGCGCGCCAGTCGGTCGAGGTGACGTCCGCTGTGGAATCGACCTCGGTCGTGTTGATCCAGCGACTCGCGGCGGCCGGGGCCGGTGTGGCGCTGCTCAATCCGCTCGATGTGATGGATGAGCGCGCGCGTGGCGCCGTGGTCTTCGTGCCGCTGCGCGACAGCGATCTACGGCAGCAAGCGTTGAGGATGGTTGCGCGGGCGCGGGCGCCGCTGAGTCCCGCAGCCGAACTGATGGCGGAGCGTATCGGCACCGCGCTGGACGGCCTGTTCCGTTAATTCCGCCCGTCAACGGTTCACGATCCAGGTGTCCTCATTTTGTGGACACCAAGCGCGAAATTCTGCGCTTTGGGTGCGTACTGGCGTTGCGTAGACTGCGCAACGTTCACAACCGATGCACATCACTATGACTTTGATCCTTCAGCACGCCGACGTACTCGTCACCATGGACGCGCAGCGGCGCGAAATTGCCGATGGCGCGCTGGTCGCGAACGGGCCGGCGGTGGAGTGGGTGGGGCCCACGGCCGAGTTGCCCGAGCAATACCGTCGGCTTGTCGACGAGGGGCGCGCCGAGGTTGTCGATATGCGCGGGCATGTGGTCATGCCCGGGCTGGTCAACACCCATCACCATATGTACCAGAGCCTGACGCGCGCCGTGCCTGCCGCGCAGGATGCCGAGTTGTTCGGGTGGCTGACCAATCTCTACATGCTCTGGTCGCACCTGACGCCGGAGATGATCCGCGTGTCGACCCAGACCGCGATGGCCGAACTGATGCTGTCCGGATGCACGACTACCAGCGATCACCTGTACCTCTATCCAAATGGATCGCGCCTGGACGATTCGATCGACGCGGCGCGCCAGATCGGCATGCGTTTTCACGCGGCACGCGGTTCGATGAGTGTCGGCCGTAGCCAGGGTGGCCTGCCGCCCGATGTCGTCGTGGAAACCGAGGCAGCGATCTTGCGCGACAGCCAGCGGCTGGTCGAGCAGTATCACGATGCGTCGCGGCACGCGATGCTGCGTGTGGTGCTGGCCCCGTGCTCGCCGTTCTCAGTGTCGCGCGACCTGATGAGGGAGTCCGCGAAGATGGCGCGCCACTACGGGGTGTCGCTGCATACTCACCTTGCGGAGAACGACAACGACATTGCCTACTCGCGCGAGAAATTCGGCATGACGCCCGCGCAGTACGCGGAGGATCTGGGCTGGGTTGGGCACGATGTCTGGCACGCGCACTGCGTGAAGCTCGATGAGGAAGGGGTGGCGTTGTTCGCCCGTACCGGCACGGGCGTGGCGCATTGCCCTTGTTCCAACATGCGGCTGGCTTCTGGCATCGCGCCGATTCGCCGGATGCGTGACGCCGGCGTGCCCGTGGGGCTCGGCGTCGGCGGCAGCGCATCGAACGACGGCGCGCACATGCTTGGCGAAGCCCGTCAGGCGATGCTGCTGCAGCGGGTCGGGTACGGCCCGGCCGCGATGAGCGCGCGCGAGGCGCTCGAGATTGCCACGCTTGGCGGGGCCAAGGTGCTGAATCGGGATGACATTGGCGCGCTCGCGCCGGGTATGTCGGCGGATATCGTCGCCTTCGATATGTCGGGCGTCGGCTACGCTGGAGCTGGGCACGATCCGGTGGCGGCCCTGGTGTTCTGCACGCCGGGCAATGTGTCGATGAGCGTTATCAATGGCCGCGTGGTGATTCGCGATGGACATCTGCTGACCGCGGATCTGCCGAACGTGCTGTCGGATCATCGGCGCCTGGCGCGCACGCTGTTCGAGCGTGCGCAGGCGGCGGGTGCATGATTCGTTGAAAGCGCTCGGCGTTTGATGAGCGGATGACATCAAACGCCGGTCGATGCCGGAGCTGGTGTGCAGCGATGGCGCATGCGCTGGATGACACTGGCGCGACATCGGCGACTCGGGGCTCGGCGCATTGAGGTGCACCAAGCCACCAAAGCAAAAGGCCGGAAGCATTGCTGCTTCCGGCCTTTTTGGTGTCTGGTGGGGCGTGAGTGACTCGAACACTCGACCTACGGATTAAGAGTCCGCTGCTCTACCAACTGAGCTAACGCCCCGACGAAGACCGAGATTCTAGCAGCATTTTTGGCTTTGTCAAATCTTTAATGAGAGATTCTTCCACTAGCCTGCACATCGCCCTGACATATACGGCTGACATGCTCGTGCCCCGCGATGGGAAATCGTCCGACATCGTGACGAGCATTGAGACACATCGCATTCTCAAATTTCCACGCATGGGATCGAAGACGATTTCCGCCAAGCCATGTTAGGATGCTTTTCCACTTGCATATTGGAGGGCTGTGATGATGGAAATCAAATTCCAGGAGCAAGACCGCTACGACATCAACAACGAAGGTTTGCTGTTCCACGCGATTGTCGATGGTGAGCAAGTGACATGTGTCGTAACACGCGAGGCGCTGTGGGAAGGCTTTAGTGCCGACCAGGTGCTGTCGCTCGAAGAGGCGTTCCGTGCTGGTCGTGAAACGATCGAGCGCGCGGCCTTGGTGCTGATAGAGCAGGGCGTGCCGCAACCTATCGTGGTCAAGCGCGCGCACGTGGCGCCGGTCTGACCCGGCGGCGCACCCCTCCGCCGCCGGCTTCGGCTACGTCTCACGCGTAGACCGGCCGGCGCGCTCACATACCTACCGTCTTTCGTCTTACATCAACGTCTGGTTGTTCCGATTGCCGCTCAGGCAGAGGCCGCTGCGTCTGACGCGTTGGCTTGTGGCGAGCGCGGCACGGCTCCCGGGCGCTGCGCGCATTCCTCGAAGATGCGCGCCTGGCATTGCGCGCAGATGTCGGGCGAAAGACTGCCGATGATCGTGTGCAGCGCCTGTCGCTTGGTGGGGAAGATGTGGTCGTCGCCGAGCTTGGCGGTGAAACCGGTCTGTTCCCAGGTCTCGAGGACCTGCGTGCGCGGACGGTGGAAATAGAGGTTGCCGCCGGCTGCACGCCGCTCGGCCAGCTCGGCTTCCCACATCTCCGCGCCGGCCAGGTCGATGAAGTTCATGCTCTTGGTCATCGCCAGCAGATGCTTCTGGCTGGCGTTGACCGTGCGCAGCCAGTGCAGGCGATCGGTGACGTATTGCACGGCGCCGAAGTAGATCGCGCCTTCCATGCGCAGGAGCTTCAACTGCGGACATTCCGGTTGGGGTCGGCGCAGTTCGTCCAGCGGTGTGAAGCGGCGGCCAGGGTCATCGGCATCCGGCACGAGGCTGCGCACGGCGGGGCGCGAGGTGCGATACAGGTACGCGACGAGCGACAGAATCGTGCCGAGCAATACGGCCATCTCGAGCCGGATCGCCAGCGTGGCGACGAACGTGCCTACCGCAATCGCGAACTCGGTGCGCGAGAGTCGCGCGATACGGCGCAGGCGCTGGAAATCGAACAGGCCCCAGGCCACGAGCAGCAGCATGGCCGAGATCGCCGCCAGCGGAATCTGCGCCAGCAGCGGCGCGCTGACCATGACGAGCACGACCAGCAGCAGCGCAGAGAACACGCTGGCCAGAGGCGTCTGCGCGCCGGCCTCGAAATTCGGGACCGAGCGGTTCAGCGATCCACAAGAAATGTAGCCGGAGAAAAATCCGCCCGCGATATTCGACAGCCCCTGGCCGATGAACTCGCGGTTGGCGTCGATGTGCTGGCCCGAGCGCAATGCCACGGCCTTGGCAATCGAAATCGACTGGCCGAGCGCGACGATGGTCAGTGCCGAGGCAATGCCCAGCAGGTCAGGCACCGTGCGCCAGTTGATGTCGGGGATATGGAATGGTGGAATCGCCGATGGAATCGGCCCCACCACGTTCACATGCCTGGCGGCGCCCCAACCAGTGGAGTTGAGCAGCAGCGCAACGCCGTAGCCGGCGAGCAGGCCGATCAGCATGAAGGGCGCGCGGCGCGAGATCCGTTTGACGAGCAGCGTGACCGCCAGCGTCACGGCGCCGACGATCAACGCGCTACCGCTGACCGTGTCGAGATTGTCGAGCAGGAAGCGCACCACGCCGAATGCGCTCGTGCCGGTTGGCACGGCAAGCCCAAGCAGATCCTTCAGCGCGTGAAGTCCGATCAAGGTCGCGGCGCCACAGGTGAAACCGAGTAGAACCGATGGCGAAATGAAATTGGCGAGCGATCCGAGCCGGAGCGCGCCTACCGCCAGTTGCAGGATGCCGACCAGCATCGTGACCGCCAGCGCCAGCGAGATATAGGCGGGGCTGCCCGCAAATGCCACCGGACTCAGCATGGCGAACAGCGCGAGGGAATTGGCGTTGGTCGGTCCCGACATCACATGCCAGCTCGAGCCGAACAGGGCGGCGACGATGCAGGGGATCACGGCCGTATAGATGCCGTACTGGGGGGGTAGACCGGCCAGCGTGGCAAAGGCCACGCCCTGCGGTAGCACCAGCACCGCGCCAAGCAGTCCGGCAACCAGATCGGCGCGCAGCGTCAGCGGCGTGACGCGCGGGAGCCAGGGAAACCAGCGCGTCAGGGCCAGATTCGCACGCATCGGCTAGCCGAGCGTGAGCGTGGCCACGACAGGGGTGTGGTCAGACGGCTGCTCCCAGCGGCGCGGCTCCTTGTCGATGACACACGTCGCGCACTGCCGCGCCAGGTCGGCCGAAAGCAGGATATGGTCGATACGCAACCCGGCATTGCGGCGGAAACCCATCATTCGGTAATCCCACCACGAGAACATTTTCTCGGGCTGTTCGAACATGCGGAAGGAGTCAACCAGACCCAGGCCGATCAATGTCTGGAACGCGTCGCGCTCCTGCGGCGAGACCAGGTTCTGGCCCTCCCACTTGGCCGGGTCGTGGACGTCGCGGTCTTCCGGGGCGATGTTGAAGTCTCCCAGCAGCGCGAGTTTCGGATACCGGGTCATTTCGGCGCGCAGCCACTCGATCATGGCCTTGAGCCAGTCGAGCTTGTAGACGAACTTGTCCGAGTCCAGCGCCTGGCCATTCGGGAAGTACGCGCTAATCAGACGTACGTCGCCGTACGTGCCGGCGATCACGCGTTGCTGCGCATCCTCATAGCCGGGAATGTTGCGCACCACGTCAGTCGGCACGGGCATGGCCGCGTTGCGTGCCAGGATCGCCACACCGTTGTAGGTTTTCTGACCTGTGAAGATGCTATGGAAGCCGGCCGCTTGGAGTTCGGCCAGCGGGTACTTGTCGTCGGGCAGCTTTAGTTCCTGCAGGCACAGCGCATCGATCGGCGTGCCCGCGGCATCCTGCGCGCCTAGCCATTGCAGCACCTGCGGCAGACGTACCTTGAGGGAGTTGACGTTCCAGCTTGCGATTCTCATATCTCGTTTTTGTTTGGATTGTCGTTGTCGCCGTGCGCGTCGCCGATGGCGTCCATGCCGCCAAGCAGTCCGCGCTGGTCCAGGATCGCGTAGGCGATTTCCGGATGGGTATCCATGCTGCGGCGGATCGCGGCCGGGATCGCCTGCCGGGTCTTGCGGCACAGGCCTGGCTGGTCCGCAAGTTCAATGCGGAAGCCGCGCGTCGTGCGTACTACGTTGTCGCTCGGCGTGATGCTGACCTCGATACCGAGCAACTCGCGCATCCTCGCCTTCATCCGCTCGAGTTCATCGAGTGTGGCAACGTTCTCCAGCCGGTCCACCAGCTTTTTCTCTTCCTGCTGCGTCAGTTGCAGGATGCGCAGATCGGCGTGGGGGTCCGCAAGCAGCGCGTCGCGATTGCAGACACAGGCGCCCGGTGGACATTCCTTGCGAATCGGGAAAGGAATGTTCATGGTCCGGGCGCCTGGGGGCAGGGCGGGGTGGGTGGCGGTCAGGCAGCGACTGCTGCTTCCGTCATGCCACCGTGCCGCAGCAGTGCGTCGATCTGCGGCGCGCGGCCGCGGAACGCCACGAACGATTCCATCGCCGGGCGGCTACCGCCCACCGACAGGATCTCGCGGCGATAACGCTCGCCGGTGGCGCTGTCGAGCACGCTGCCGGAGAGCTGCGCGGCTTCCTCGAATGCTGCGTAAACATCGGCGGACAACACTTCGGCCCACTTGTAGCTGTAGTAACCGGCGGCATAGCCACCCGCGAAGATGTGGCTGAACGTGTTCGGCCAGCGCGACAGCGGCGACTGGGGCACCACATGCTTCGCGTCGTTGATCTGGCGCGACAGCTCGAGCACCGATACCGCGCCCTGCGGGTCGTAGTCGGTATGCAGGTGCATGTCGAACGACGAGAACACGATCTGGCGCAGCGTCATCATGCCGTTCTGGAAGTTCTTCGCGGCCAGCATGCGATCGAACAGCGCGCGCGGCAGCGGCGCGCCGGTTTCCACGTGGGCCGTCATCGTCGACAGCACCTCGTATTCCCAGCAGAAGTTCTCCATGAACTGTGACGGCAGCTCCACGGCATCCCATTCCACGCCGTTGATGCCGGACACGCCGAGGTCGCCCACCTGCGTCAGCATATGGTGCAGCCCGTGGCCGAACTCGTGGAACATCGTGATCACTTCATCATGCGTGAACAGGGCGGGCTTGTCGCCGACCGGCGCGGTGAAATTGCAGGTCAGGTAGGCCACCGGCGTTTGCACGGTGCCGTTGCCGCGTTCCTTGCGGCCACGCGCATCGTCCATCCAGGCGCCGCCGCGCTTGCCTTCGCGCGCGTACAGGTCAATGTAGAACTGGGCGAGCAGTGCGCCCTGGGGCGACACCACGCGGAAGAAGCGCACGTCCTTGTGCCAGGTCTGCGTCGTGTCCGGCTGGATGCGGACCGAGAACAGCTTCTCGGCGACGCCGAACAGCCCTTCGAGCACCTTCGGTTCCTGGAAGTACTGCTTGACCTCGTCGTCGGAGAACGAATAGCGCTTCTGGCGCAGCTTTTCGGACGCGTAGGCGACATCCCACGGCGCGACGTCGTTCAGGCCGAGTTCGGCCGCGGCGAACTCGCGCAGTTCGGTCCAGTCGTGTTCAGCGAACGGGCGGGCCTTGACGGCCAGTTCGTCGAGGAACTTGAGCACTTCGGCTGGCGACTCGGCCATTTTCGGCACCAGCGAGACTTCGCCATAGTTGGCGTAGCCCAGCATATGCGCCTCTTCACGGCGTAGCGTCAGTTGCTCGCGCATATTGGCCGTGTTGTCCCAGTCGGCCTGACCATTGCCGTGCTGCGGGCCCAGTTCCGAGGCGCGCGTGACGCTGGCCTCGTACATGGTCTGGCGCAGCGCGCGGTCGTCCGCATACTGCAGCACCGGGAAGTACGACGGAAAGTGCAGCGTGAACTTCCAGCCTGCCTTGCCATCCTTCTGGGCGGCCAGCGCCGCGGCTTCCTTTGCGTCGGCCGGAATACCGGACAGGCGTGCCTCGTCCTCGATATATAGGGCGTAGCCATTGGTGGCATCGAGCACGTGGTCGGAGAACGCCTTCGACAGTTGCGCCTGCTGTTCCTGGATCTCGGCAAAGCGCGGCTTCTTGTCCTCGGCCAGTTCGGCGCCGCCCAGGCGGAATCCGCGCAGCTCGTTCTCGAGCAGTTGCTTGCGCGCTGGCGAAAGGCCTGCGAACTCGGGGCCGGCGGCGACGGCCTTGTACTTCTCGTACAGGGCCAGACTCTGGCCCAGCGATGACCAGAATTCGGTCATGCGGGGCAGGTTGTCGGCGTGTGCCTTGCGCAACTC is part of the Cupriavidus metallidurans CH34 genome and harbors:
- a CDS encoding Bug family tripartite tricarboxylate transporter substrate binding protein; this translates as MKAVLNTGAIAALAVLGLTQTGIAHAQAYPTKPIRLIVPFAAGGTTDIVGRAVSDAIGRELGQPVVVENRGGGGGAIGADALAKSAPDGYTLGIATVSTMATNPATNPKNPYDPIKDFAPITNLVNVPNVLTVNPKVPAKNLKEFIALVKSNPGKYSYASAGKGSISHLDGELFKYITKTDMVHIPYRGSGPALNDTLAGQVNAQFDNLPSSMPFIQSDKLRALAVAAPRRVEGLPNVPTFAEEGMKDMNNMAWYGLVAPAGTPAAIITKVHDAAVKALQDPNVKKRLHDAGAYPDGNTPQQYAAQIKRELELRKKIAVDQNITLE
- a CDS encoding LysR family transcriptional regulator, whose translation is MHARVLRYLDEVVRRGSIRRAAEHLHVAPTAINRQILELEAELGAPLFDRINRRLHLTPLGEMVLAHVRQTLREHEALQARVAEIKGARRGMVTVATTSGLAGSLLPSLVHDFRQHHPGIVVRVADLPVAGIVAAVEQGDADLGLGYDLPEVAAFRVMASRDWSIGAVVAPGHPLATQPSTRLAECAGYPLILPAPSLSIRALVDDAFARQSVEVTSAVESTSVVLIQRLAAAGAGVALLNPLDVMDERARGAVVFVPLRDSDLRQQALRMVARARAPLSPAAELMAERIGTALDGLFR
- a CDS encoding 8-oxoguanine deaminase gives rise to the protein MTLILQHADVLVTMDAQRREIADGALVANGPAVEWVGPTAELPEQYRRLVDEGRAEVVDMRGHVVMPGLVNTHHHMYQSLTRAVPAAQDAELFGWLTNLYMLWSHLTPEMIRVSTQTAMAELMLSGCTTTSDHLYLYPNGSRLDDSIDAARQIGMRFHAARGSMSVGRSQGGLPPDVVVETEAAILRDSQRLVEQYHDASRHAMLRVVLAPCSPFSVSRDLMRESAKMARHYGVSLHTHLAENDNDIAYSREKFGMTPAQYAEDLGWVGHDVWHAHCVKLDEEGVALFARTGTGVAHCPCSNMRLASGIAPIRRMRDAGVPVGLGVGGSASNDGAHMLGEARQAMLLQRVGYGPAAMSAREALEIATLGGAKVLNRDDIGALAPGMSADIVAFDMSGVGYAGAGHDPVAALVFCTPGNVSMSVINGRVVIRDGHLLTADLPNVLSDHRRLARTLFERAQAAGA
- a CDS encoding DUF1488 family protein; the encoded protein is MEIKFQEQDRYDINNEGLLFHAIVDGEQVTCVVTREALWEGFSADQVLSLEEAFRAGRETIERAALVLIEQGVPQPIVVKRAHVAPV
- a CDS encoding SulP family inorganic anion transporter produces the protein MRANLALTRWFPWLPRVTPLTLRADLVAGLLGAVLVLPQGVAFATLAGLPPQYGIYTAVIPCIVAALFGSSWHVMSGPTNANSLALFAMLSPVAFAGSPAYISLALAVTMLVGILQLAVGALRLGSLANFISPSVLLGFTCGAATLIGLHALKDLLGLAVPTGTSAFGVVRFLLDNLDTVSGSALIVGAVTLAVTLLVKRISRRAPFMLIGLLAGYGVALLLNSTGWGAARHVNVVGPIPSAIPPFHIPDINWRTVPDLLGIASALTIVALGQSISIAKAVALRSGQHIDANREFIGQGLSNIAGGFFSGYISCGSLNRSVPNFEAGAQTPLASVFSALLLVVLVMVSAPLLAQIPLAAISAMLLLVAWGLFDFQRLRRIARLSRTEFAIAVGTFVATLAIRLEMAVLLGTILSLVAYLYRTSRPAVRSLVPDADDPGRRFTPLDELRRPQPECPQLKLLRMEGAIYFGAVQYVTDRLHWLRTVNASQKHLLAMTKSMNFIDLAGAEMWEAELAERRAAGGNLYFHRPRTQVLETWEQTGFTAKLGDDHIFPTKRQALHTIIGSLSPDICAQCQARIFEECAQRPGAVPRSPQANASDAAASA
- the xth gene encoding exodeoxyribonuclease III, whose protein sequence is MRIASWNVNSLKVRLPQVLQWLGAQDAAGTPIDALCLQELKLPDDKYPLAELQAAGFHSIFTGQKTYNGVAILARNAAMPVPTDVVRNIPGYEDAQQRVIAGTYGDVRLISAYFPNGQALDSDKFVYKLDWLKAMIEWLRAEMTRYPKLALLGDFNIAPEDRDVHDPAKWEGQNLVSPQERDAFQTLIGLGLVDSFRMFEQPEKMFSWWDYRMMGFRRNAGLRIDHILLSADLARQCATCVIDKEPRRWEQPSDHTPVVATLTLG
- a CDS encoding M3 family metallopeptidase, with the protein product MTDTTDRASNPLLDFSDLPRFAEIRPEHIGPALDVLLAQAQAAVARAEDPATPATWASAVEALEVATEPLGRAWGVVGHLSAVADTPELRKAHADNLPRMTEFWSSLGQSLALYEKYKAVAAGPEFAGLSPARKQLLENELRGFRLGGAELAEDKKPRFAEIQEQQAQLSKAFSDHVLDATNGYALYIEDEARLSGIPADAKEAAALAAQKDGKAGWKFTLHFPSYFPVLQYADDRALRQTMYEASVTRASELGPQHGNGQADWDNTANMREQLTLRREEAHMLGYANYGEVSLVPKMAESPAEVLKFLDELAVKARPFAEHDWTELREFAAAELGLNDVAPWDVAYASEKLRQKRYSFSDDEVKQYFQEPKVLEGLFGVAEKLFSVRIQPDTTQTWHKDVRFFRVVSPQGALLAQFYIDLYAREGKRGGAWMDDARGRKERGNGTVQTPVAYLTCNFTAPVGDKPALFTHDEVITMFHEFGHGLHHMLTQVGDLGVSGINGVEWDAVELPSQFMENFCWEYEVLSTMTAHVETGAPLPRALFDRMLAAKNFQNGMMTLRQIVFSSFDMHLHTDYDPQGAVSVLELSRQINDAKHVVPQSPLSRWPNTFSHIFAGGYAAGYYSYKWAEVLSADVYAAFEEAAQLSGSVLDSATGERYRREILSVGGSRPAMESFVAFRGRAPQIDALLRHGGMTEAAVAA